Sequence from the Primulina huaijiensis isolate GDHJ02 chromosome 16, ASM1229523v2, whole genome shotgun sequence genome:
TGAGATTTCTTTCGGAGAAACACAATCTGGAAAGAACTCGGGGATGAAAGTTTGCCGGTACCATCGTTGTTCTCTCCATGGCTATTGTCAGGGGGATCACGACTCTGTTTCAACTCCTAAACAATTCCTACACAAAAAGAGGCAGCCTTCTATAAAGCGGAAGAACGAGATAGTGAAATCCGATCAATGTAGCTGTGAAACGAAAGATCATTCTGAGAAAATGAGGAATCACCAGAAATCCCAAATGGTTTCTATTACAAAATCATCAGTTCAAGAGGGGGAAATGGGTAAGGGGATGGATCTTTACCTGCCATTCAATGATGAACAGAATTCTGAGGCACATGTAGAGGGATATGGTGGCATTCAAGAGttcgattttcttgaaattgcTTTTGGCGAAACCTCATTTCCCGAGAGAAGTTATGAGGAGAATCTGATCATAATGAGGAAATATTCTCCTCAGGACCAACAAATCGGGTATTGTTTGAAGTGCTCTGGCAACATTACAGAACAAAGTTTGTCAACTCCCAGGGGTTCTGATCGTGCTACCAATTCAAGTCTTGACAAGGACAATAATTATGTGATCCTTCCGAacagagatgctgatgttttgGATACACACCCATTAGCCCACTTGGAGAATTCCAGAGAACTCAAAATTCACGTTGAGGATCATGCAAGTTTCATTACAGGCCAATGTGAAAATGGAACATCCAGCAATGATTTCCCAGAAACTCCAGTTGTCTTTGATGAAGTAACCAAAGACAGAAGTGTGTCCTCATCACTTTCAGATAGCCCAACTTTAAGTGATAACAATTCTGAGATTGAAGGAGAGCTTACAACTGTATCTTCTATCACCGGAGATTCTATTACCAGTGAAGTAGTGCAAATTCCAGTATCTGAGAATGACGCATCTGCAAGTGAAGGCAATAAACTTCAATTCAGCAAGCCGAGGCACATGAGCATGTGGCACTTGATACATCAGCATATGGCCTCAGAGTTGGTTACAGAAGCTGTAAACAAGCCATTTCCATCTGCTGAAGATCAAGATTTTGTTGATAATAAAAGTTCATTTCTTGTGAAGGAAAGTTTGGTTGCAAGCCCAGATTTTTCTGATTCCAATATAGGTGCGGAAAATGGCTCAGAAACTCAGGAGATTGAAATCCGAAAACTTTTTGCTATCAAGCTAGTTCGAGAGGCAATTGAGAAGATTCTTCTTCCAGAGGTTCAAGACGACCTGTCGGTTACAAGTGAAAACATCTCTCCAAAAGAAAACGCTGAAAAGAAGCAAAATGAAggtagagtgtgtgtgtgtgtgtgtattcatgtcattatatgtatattttacaCTAATCTTATTTTCTACAGATTGCACTGAAGAATGTTATGGAGATCCGTATGCTGACAAGGGCAAAGGCTGTGTGTCCTCGACATCCGAAGAGATGGGCCCCACCGCTGAAGATTCTTTTAGTCTGAAGGTGGTGAAAACTGGAGAATCGGCTATAAGAAAATCTGTTAAGAAAGCACCTAAGCATTGGAGTAATCTCAAGAAGTGGATTATACTTCAAAGATTCATCAGAGAATTGGAGAAAGTGAGAAAATTTAACCCCAGGAAGCCTCGGCAGCTGCCGTTAAGTCCTGATCCAGAAGCAGAAAAGGTCAATCTTAGACCTCTAGCATTAGATGAGAAGAAAAGAGGAGAAGAATGGATGCTCGATTATGCACTTCGTCAGGCAGTGAATGAACTAGCCCCTACTCAAAAAAGAAAAGTTGCATTGCTTGTAAAAGCATTTGAAACTGTTGTTCCACCCCAGGAAGATAATCAATCTCCACGCCGAAGAGGCAAAAATGGAGCACCCGTTGAAGGAAAAGGAACGCTACTTGGCAATGATAAAGCTTCAGGCCTAGTTACTGCAAGACAAGAAAGAAGCGCTACACTTATCAAGAGGTATAGTAATCTTTTAACTTCAAATCAGAATGTCAGCAAATCAGAATGTGGTGATAGTGATCCATCTGTTGCTACTAAAAGCCTGTTCATCGATGATATGGGGAAATCAATAGTAACCGAGAAAGTGATACTGGCTGAGCCAGATGTGAAAATTCCTCAAGAAGAGAAAACATCAGAACACAAAGATACAAATGGGGATGTAGATGACCAAGTAAACAGGAAAGATCATATAAATATGTGGCATATGATATATCAGCATGTGCTGTGTGGTATTGCCGAAAAAATGGGAAGCCAACTTCTTGATGGATCAGACGATGAAGGTGATAAATCACCGGGCACAAGTAAAGAAAATCGTGTATCCAAAAATCCAGGAAGTGGGTTCACTAAATCAGATGCTCTCAAACTTGTGAAAGAGGCGGTCGATGAGATTCTTCTTCCTGATACTCAAGGCAACACCTCGGATGTTCTATCTGTTTCTACAGAGAAAGAGATCTCTGAGGAAAATATCAGGGAAGTCGGAgaacaagaaaaatcaaaaccTGAAAACTGGAAGAAGCTGAAAAAGCAATTACTCCTCAAAAAATCGATCAAGGCATTGGAGAAAGCTAGAAAACGCGCACAAGCTCATGAACTCCTCACCCAGGAGCCCGATTCAGGACCAGGGCAAATTGACTTAAAACGTCAAATAATGGATGAGAAGAAAAAGGCTGAACAGTGGATGCTGGATTATGCTGTTCAACACATTGTCACGAAACTCAATCCATCTCGGAAAAGAAGGGTGTACATGCTAGTCGAAGCCTTCGAAGCAGTGGTTCCATTTCCAGAAATCTGAATACTATGAAGGTCCAAAGTTACAGAAGTCCGTCAAAATCATTAGATTCTGTTCATGAAGGTAAAGTTCTCGTGATCTGATTAAGTAGTTACTCATTTGAGACTTGCTTACGTTTGGAAAGAAATTTAAGCTATGATTTTACAATCCCAGATAAATAATTGCAGATCATTTTCCAAGGATGAGTTCTCGCCCCACGGC
This genomic interval carries:
- the LOC140961325 gene encoding uncharacterized protein, encoding MEFSDSSLNYMKATSSCHAKKENSPGESELDDTFSVSSSTVGSPINGQDAPRDKSGIHYRTNNKKTLKNLGNAKSLRRRAKSRILQPIEMPDNTSASCHESLVDASEASTHYLKSTSCSQGKKMNSQSSSDGSSATFLGSQLPSSRRRAFKTMSRTSSIKNVGILIKKTSFKLSRPLFDDTVSEDLAVDRATYSSTVKDSKFPQPVEISFGETQSGKNSGMKVCRYHRCSLHGYCQGDHDSVSTPKQFLHKKRQPSIKRKNEIVKSDQCSCETKDHSEKMRNHQKSQMVSITKSSVQEGEMGKGMDLYLPFNDEQNSEAHVEGYGGIQEFDFLEIAFGETSFPERSYEENLIIMRKYSPQDQQIGYCLKCSGNITEQSLSTPRGSDRATNSSLDKDNNYVILPNRDADVLDTHPLAHLENSRELKIHVEDHASFITGQCENGTSSNDFPETPVVFDEVTKDRSVSSSLSDSPTLSDNNSEIEGELTTVSSITGDSITSEVVQIPVSENDASASEGNKLQFSKPRHMSMWHLIHQHMASELVTEAVNKPFPSAEDQDFVDNKSSFLVKESLVASPDFSDSNIGAENGSETQEIEIRKLFAIKLVREAIEKILLPEVQDDLSVTSENISPKENAEKKQNEDCTEECYGDPYADKGKGCVSSTSEEMGPTAEDSFSLKVVKTGESAIRKSVKKAPKHWSNLKKWIILQRFIRELEKVRKFNPRKPRQLPLSPDPEAEKVNLRPLALDEKKRGEEWMLDYALRQAVNELAPTQKRKVALLVKAFETVVPPQEDNQSPRRRGKNGAPVEGKGTLLGNDKASGLVTARQERSATLIKRYSNLLTSNQNVSKSECGDSDPSVATKSLFIDDMGKSIVTEKVILAEPDVKIPQEEKTSEHKDTNGDVDDQVNRKDHINMWHMIYQHVLCGIAEKMGSQLLDGSDDEGDKSPGTSKENRVSKNPGSGFTKSDALKLVKEAVDEILLPDTQGNTSDVLSVSTEKEISEENIREVGEQEKSKPENWKKLKKQLLLKKSIKALEKARKRAQAHELLTQEPDSGPGQIDLKRQIMDEKKKAEQWMLDYAVQHIVTKLNPSRKRRVYMLVEAFEAVVPFPEI